The Candidatus Eisenbacteria bacterium genome contains a region encoding:
- a CDS encoding sulfotransferase, which translates to MRLPNFLLIGAPKCGTTSLYHYLGQHPEIYLPDRKELHYFTYHQLKKQTAGPGDERVLDFACSTRAEYEAHYREADSFPAAGDLSPSYFCFPESSRAIREELGDVRIILSIRDPIEKAYSQYMHLVRDGREHLSFHEGLLAEEERIRRGYGFLWRYASSSLYADRIDAFVDVFGRDRVKILLFEDLVRSPHSVLRDLFLFLGVDSEFRPDLSRVYNRSGRPRSLLLARFLSKQSVLARWVSRKSPRGLRTRLSRFLLDFNTGPKEALEERSVEFLRGYFRSDAERLILRIGRKPNW; encoded by the coding sequence GTGCGACTCCCGAACTTCTTGTTGATTGGCGCCCCCAAGTGCGGGACCACTTCCCTCTACCACTACCTGGGACAGCATCCCGAGATCTACCTTCCCGATCGGAAGGAGCTTCATTACTTCACGTATCATCAATTGAAGAAACAGACGGCCGGCCCTGGAGATGAACGCGTGCTCGACTTCGCCTGCTCGACCCGAGCGGAGTACGAGGCGCATTACCGCGAGGCGGACTCATTCCCCGCGGCCGGCGATCTTTCCCCGTCCTACTTCTGCTTCCCTGAGTCGAGCCGCGCGATCCGCGAGGAGTTGGGAGACGTGAGGATCATCCTCTCCATCCGCGATCCGATTGAAAAAGCCTACTCCCAGTATATGCACCTCGTCCGGGATGGCCGGGAACACCTTTCGTTTCACGAGGGGCTCCTTGCGGAAGAGGAGAGGATACGCCGTGGATACGGTTTTCTGTGGCGGTACGCCTCGAGCTCGCTCTACGCCGATCGAATCGATGCGTTCGTCGACGTGTTCGGGAGGGATCGGGTCAAGATTCTCCTCTTCGAGGACCTCGTCCGCTCTCCTCATTCCGTTCTTCGGGATCTCTTCCTGTTTCTGGGCGTCGATTCGGAGTTCCGTCCGGATCTCTCGCGCGTCTACAATCGGTCCGGCCGACCTCGGTCGCTGCTCCTCGCACGGTTCCTCTCGAAGCAGAGCGTCCTGGCGAGATGGGTGAGCCGTAAATCCCCTCGGGGCCTGCGGACGCGCCTGAGCCGGTTCCTTCTCGATTTCAACACCGGTCCGAAGGAAGCACTCGAGGAGCGGTCCGTCGAGTTCCTGAGAGGGTATTTCCGGTCCGACGCCGAGCGCCTGATCCTCCGAATCGGGAGGAAGCCGAACTGGTAG